The Branchiostoma lanceolatum isolate klBraLanc5 chromosome 7, klBraLanc5.hap2, whole genome shotgun sequence nucleotide sequence CTGTGCCACCTGTACCAAGATGAAACCCTTAGCCCCGCGCTTGAGCCCTCAACCTACTAAGGTTTGgcacgaagaagaagaagaaagcccaaacccataccacctTTGCCTCatgtcaaaagctatctgccaccaaaaaaatcaaggccATAGCCTGTCCagcacaaaagatacaaaaacaagaagttatgctgcagtaccaaggtcacacaccgcatggcccaaaattgaccttgaccttagtCTTGCCAACAACTAcccatgtaccaaatatcatcacaatccatccagaggttcttgggttattgctgaccacaaatattcagaaacaggtacagacacacagacacacacatgcacacacacagacatacacagacatgcacacacagacacacacacaggcacgcgcacacacacagacacgcacacagacacacacacacacacacacacatacatacccaGAACAGgtcctccatttttcatggaggttataACTTGTGGGCTTCTAGAACACCCTATGTAATGAAAAGTACACAGATTACTATCAGCTTGAAGCAGCTCACTTAATCATCAAATGATAAGAAAGTCTTGGGTATTTCCAGTTTCTCTTGCCTTCCCATCTTGGTCTAGTCTGGCTAACGCAAAAGTCTCTCTCTTTGTTCAGCACAGTAACAGTCCCTTCTGCAGAGTCTGTGGACATAAACCTGTAACTCGGGTAACCAATTTCAAAGAAACGCTGAAAAGAAGTTCTAGAGTCATTggcacaaaacaaaaagaaacagaaCAGTTTCATTTGGTACGACAATACAACATCCCAGAGCAACTGTATCAAGCTTGAATTCTGGAATGTTGACATATTAACTGATATAAGCAAGtaaggaatactgtaaatgcatttaagtttgtgtggtttttatttggcgctaaaaggaaaatgaagtgttcgcggtggttttaagtttgtggcggttttaattttgcggcggttttaagttcgcggcagtgctatagtcacatacttctacagtattggacaaaaataacataaagccaccgcgtacatttcagcatttacagtatttggagGGTCCAATTCCCCCAGCTTACACAGGGATTTGCCATAATGCTGGCGCCTAGAAGACCTTTCGCAGGGCGGCTAGGGCACGATTTTATCAGACCTACCCTCAATCCATCTCCCATAGTTCAAGTAATATCATGAGACAGGTATAACAGCCTTTTGGCCTGTGGTACACTCTGTGTAATGAAAACACACAGATGGCTATCTGCCTTGAGcagccacacacacaccacaggTGATAAGGGCAGGAAGTGGTTATCTGTGGTGAGAACAGATTTGAGCCTCCACAGCACAGCCAAGACATGTCATCTACCTGACCCAACCCTGGTACGAATTACTGCTGCACTCCATTCAAATCAGTCACCAGACTTTGTAGTCCTCTGCAGTATTGTTACCAGTCTGGCCAAAGTTGAtatcttatctccaagcagatgtcaagGTAGAAAAACAGGCAAATTTATTTTTACCCTAGGGTGTGCTTTCAGATAAGGTTTCCAAGGTTGACAGTGAATTTTGTTTGGAGGTCCTGCTTGAGAGGAGACATGATATTTTAGGTTGTGGTCATACATTGTCTAACTTTTTCCCCTCAATTTCCACCAAGAATAGTAAGATGTCCCTCATTTTGAAGCAAGGTTGAACTGTAGTTCCCAACACAAATATTGGACGTGCACAAACTTTTGTCGGAAATTGCAGTTTGACcttgcttcagaatgatttctaccagcACAGATAAATCCCTCTCAATGCCACATTTTGCAATTTGCAACAAagtgtttttattcatttctcAGCTGATTTATCTCATTTCTATTTTCAATTTTGGAGAAATCATCGTAAATCAGCGTAAGGTTAACTGTGTTTGGGtccatcatacatgtagctatgtgTTTTCCTATGCAAAATGTGCATGTAGGCTGTAGAGAGAACAGAAATTGGAATCTCGTTGGGTTTTTTTGCTAAAGTGTTGTTCGttcccattttttttaaaattttatcatcAACTTTCTTTCTGCTGAAGCAGCCTTTTAGCAGCAAATATGTATTGGTTACAACTGCCCCAAACATGTTTGTTTGGGAATTTTATGACAGGATCTGAAATTGTCTCATAGGGTTTCCTtcccatttttgttgttgttagccTTCTCCCTTCTAAAGTATTCCTATGGCAGCAAGTAATTGGTTACAGGATCAGGCAACAGAAAGTTTTGTGTCCATCATAAATGTAGCTATGTGTTTTCCTATGCAGAAAGTCTGTTATGGTCATTATACACCATTCAATACTCCATCTCCGTGCTTTAGAATGCACATGGACCTCTTATATCAGACTTATAATCATTTTCTAGTCAAGGGTCATTGCACCAAACTCTGTCAAAAGCCTCAAGGTAGTACAAATAATAGTATAGAAAGGTAAAAGAGAATttattgtactgtaaatcatattAGAGCTCCTACACAGAAACTTGATAGCTGTTTATACAGTCCTATGGTTACCTGTACTGATGCGTGTTGCTAGCTTTGTCTGCAAAATTTACCTCCTCAATACCTTAAAGGGAAGCTCTAGCAAAGTATTCAGTGTTGAGTGACCTTCTGTGACCTTTCTCGCTCACAGAATACCTGCTGGAAGAGTACAAGAGAAACCTGTCCAGGTGGAATGAAGTGAGCACCACATTCGCACCCCCCAACCTGGTCCTGAATGCGAATGAGCTCTGTCCGGAGAGATTACCATCAATGAGTGAGTATTCTTTGCtttctttattgattttcagcagttcattgatatcctgaaaatctatcagaaaatgacTTGCAAATAATTTGCTGTCCCTGTTGCTACTAAGTAATGTATGAATTCCAGAGTGATGATTAtattcgccgagaagattatatttttggttactccagctgttgggtgggtctgtatgtatgtcaagagcataacttgagaaacctttgatgaatcttcatgatttttggtaggtgtgtagtggttgtgcaaaggaagatcaagttcaaaaatcgttaactttgcgttttccaacagtactgcagcggacttgaatgtttttgtgtttgtatggaGGCAAAAAAAGTCaaggaaacgttgatggatcttcatgatttttggtaggtgagaagcggttgtggaaacggaggtcaagttcgaaaatggtttacctggcgctttcctaccgttgtgcagcaaGCTGTGTTTCTgcgtttgttttttattaattTCAATTCACTAGTTTCTCAACGTGATTATCATGCCTCCATGTTTCAGACAGGAGAAACCCTTTCTTCATGTTCATGCCCTTTAGCAATGTGAAGAATCCTTATCAAATTTGTAACTGCAAACACATTCAACATCCATCAGTCTATTAGATTTCACATTTTATGCACGGATTGGCCGGCAGAATTAGCGTCTATTTTAAGAAACCAATAAGATATTTTCTAGCCGCAGATCCATGCCACTATAGAAGCATAGAAGGGCAATTGCTGCATAATAAATGATGGTGCAGGTATGAATTGTCAAATGCAGAATGGCATGAAGGCCAGCGACCCTCTTTCTATTTGACTTTGTAAGCTGTTGCCCTGATGTCATTGTCCAAAATTGGGTTTGAATAATACCAAGCTTTCACTTCAAAATCAATTCAATGTCTCTGTAGTTGGCTGAATTAtatgtcagggcttgaaataccaccTGCGTATGTACATTGTGCGGTTGTGCTGGTAAAGTTAGAGCTGTGGATGTATTTCTGATGTccacctgcacctaacctgcactggtccatgtactgagTCTAATATTATGCAAGTCAGTGCGGTAACATTGGAGcaatacagttttttttctgatatctaCCTGCACTGATACAAACTTGCAGAGTTCACAGTTGCATTCTAGATCCTTTAGTTTACACAACAAACTTAACATTCCAAAGATGCTGCcaggaacaaacaaaaatagtttttttaatgaaacttAAGGGTGGTGCAGGTAAGATTTGTCTGGTGTAGGTAATATTGAGATTCACCTACACCGTGCATGAATGCAGACAAAGTATTTTGAGCACTGAATATCTGTCAAGGATTCAGGTTATCTGCATAACTGgtgattttgtgtgtgttgttttacaGCGGGAGAAATAGAGGTGGACATGACTGGTAAACTTGACCTAATGTTGTGTGTGTTATTGTGTTCCAGCAAGAGATATCAAAATGAACTTAACCTAAtgttatgtattttgtgttcCAGCGGGAGAAATCGAGGTGAACATGACTGAAGTAAACTTGACCACAGTCATGAAGGAAATTCTCCAGGAGGGTCCCATCAAACCCGGGGGGCACTGGACACCCACAGACTGTAAAGCCAAATACAAGGTGGGCTGATACGGTTTTTGtatgttctgtatctgtatcttctCACCTTCTCACCCTGACACCTTTAGGCCAATGGCCTGTAAGTTGTAAACCTCGTGGTGAACTCTCTCCATACTGCTCTAtcctcagtcattttcttcactaCTTGGAAGTTTGGTTCTTCTCTTCTAGTAATCTCAACGATTTGGTCTAGCCACCTCTTTCTTGGTCTGCCTGCTGGCCTTCTCTTTTTAGGTGTCCAGttgaagattctttttacatcttTGGCATTCTGTGCaggtgtccaaaccacctcagtTGATTTCTTTCAACTAATGCCAGTATGGGCTCAACGGACAGTGTctggttctgtatctgtatagctgggaTAACTgcacactgaacaacctgtcacaatTAACCTACTtcacatctaactgcaagcgCTGTTTACAGCTGTCTAATGAGGGTACTCCTTAGCACTTATGGGaaagtatggaagttgaacatgCACCACTTATCGattctactggactagcttagtttaataacacgtttgtctactctatatgtctacagcttgtattgttgtatttatgtccttgtatgttccatgtgttaagttagacgacctgtacctagcccctcggggtatgaatgcacaataaaggcctttcattcattgattcattgataGATGAATTTGAGTATCTGCATCCAAGGATTTATGAAACTGATcataaacattttgaactgCAGCCTAAGGAAATATGTAAGGTCACAGCCTTGGTTTTGCAATTTggtatcttacatgtatgtaactgcGTCTCTTCATTAAGTGATCTTTTCTCCATACCAGGTTGCAATCTTAGTACCGTACCGGAACAGAGAGGAGCACATCCCCATTCTGTATCGTCACCTCATTCCAATGCTGCGACGCcagaaactagagttcggctTCTACTTCATAGAGCAAGTAAGGAGAGAAGTTCTACCTTATTGTCTTACAGACAATGTAGTTCAACAACACACTGTCTACCAAGTCCCTTTATTGTTTCTTGTGAGGACTACAGGTCCAATGTGTTACAGTATGCTATAGTTTTAAAATGATAGTCACTTGTTTTACAAAAAAGCTGGAAAGTAGGATGTCAACAGTCAAAATTTCTTATAAAAGCATTGCatctaggggtggataccggtttggcttaacaaggtccaagtccaagtttaggtccagagattaagactggacctgatcctgtccagttgatgttttgttttattagaccaatattaagcatgctgagaattaatactgacatgcacaactataaaagtttcttggtgagaagactttcaagataaaccagtgtttgatatttgaatgttacacttatttcAAATGGCTtatttgtcagaggggagactcaaaacacttttcatcaaacaaaatagaaacatatacaTACTTTGTTCagggttttttttggactcaggttttacttttaggctttcaggttttttggactcgggttttggatgttataaaggtccgaatcaggtccagcgaaccggtatccacccctaattgCATCCTTCTGTTATTGTACAGTTACAGTCCAACAAGTCTATAGTGACCATGTAAaggacttgaagaaaatggGCACACTGCACACTGATGAGCATTTCATCCTTGTGATATTGTACAACTAACTTCATTGTATCACCTTTCATAAAAGAACAAACTTGTGTTTCATCATGTTTCTGTAGTTTTTATCCAGGGGTACTGGAAAAGCAGTCACCGGGTTAGACAACAATCTGAACTTTATTGTATCACCTTGTATAAAATAGCTAACTAGCTAACTTTGTACCTGCTCCTGTCCCCAGGCTGGGACCAACCCCTTCAACAGAGCGATGCTTTTCAATGTCGGCTTTAAGGAGGCCATGAAGCGCTACCCCTGGGACTGCTTCGTCTTCCAGGACGTCGACCACATTCCTGAGAACAACAGAAACTACTACGGCTGCGGACAGATGCCCAGACACTTCGCAGTCAAGCtggacaagtacatgtacaggtatgaaAATGGTTGAGCAGTGTTTCATTGTCGAGATTAACGTTTCCTGCACTCCTTACTTGTATAGATGaacctactgtaacagttagaaCTAGTAGAAAGGCCTTGTAAGTCATTGGCCATTGAGTGATGGGAGAAAAGGCATGAGAATGTTATGTCCCCAAGAAATTATCCTAGCAGTCAGCTGCAGGCTATATATACAAGTAGCCTACTCCCATGACAGGTAGAATGGACTTGATACCGATTTAAGATATTGAGTTGCACTAAATTGTTTTTGATAAATTTGGATTTTGTACTTGTTATAACCAGGTCTATTATTATTTGATCCGACCAGACTACCTTATGACGAGTTCTTCGGAGGAGTGAGCGGACTGACAACGGAGCAGTTCAAGAAAATTAACGGCTTTCCCAATGCATTCTGGGGCTGGGGAGGAGAGGACGATGACCTCTGGGCAAGGTAAGAAGCttacaagtttgtttgttttcatttccgtATACAATAGAACAACATAGCATGAGAAACACACCAAAGGAAAAAATATGCCATGTACCCAAATAAttcataaaaataaataaataaagtcaaAAGCAACTGAATACagaccaaatacatgtacagtcaaacctgtctatagtggtcactcaagggactgagtaaatttggccactatggccaggtgaccactatataGAGGATATGGTCGACTCGAGCAATGAGTGACACAAGACATAAGTTTATACTAAGGTACtgagtattttttcacatacacACTGCACAGGTGCTTATAACATCtacagttcaatttttgtttccttatttttgttatacagtatatcataattttaattgaagaaatattgcaatgacCATGccctacacaaacacataaactgcAAATGTTCTTCAATTTAGTTGACATGGATGTCCAGTTTACCAGTTCCCACGGCAAAATTTGTCAGCTGCCCCGCACTCTTCGCTACTATCTAGCGAACTCAAAAAAGACGGACTTGTGCTCCAGGTTCTGAAGACTTCTGAAGAGACCgccatttttcttggaagttTGATGCCTCTGTCGCCGACAACGAACGAAAGTTAgccatgtaaaacaacttattttgcAACTGAATGCCACCCATTTAGTAAACAACGTTTTGAAAGAAAGGcttgttcctttgtttccacTTATTGTTCGTTTTCGGCcggttttcaaacaaaacattgtggcgagttccctttgttttcagcttgggttcggcttctaccattatcccTAGTATGTGGTTATCATTGGAAAAGTGGATCCGTCcatgcttatttctttcataaatttAGTACAACTTGTATCTTACATCATAATATATCTGTATCGATGCATttttaataatgaaattactctcagGGATGCGgtattacaaaatagatttacCGTATTTAACCTACATATCAGTGGTATCGTCTGAACTCTTGTGACCTTtgctgcgacgccatcttggaaaaatgcgCAGATCTCGAAAATTCTTTATTTACCCGCAGAAAACGGAAATTTCGCCcggaaaattacattttcaagaaccTAACACATCAGATACATGAATGAGTCTTCTGTCAAAAAGCTGCGGCCGTAATTTCGCCCAGTCCGACAGCTCAGAAATGACGACGTGCTGCGGAACCGAGACGAGTGTTTACAGCCACGTAAAAAATCAGAAGACACCATTTCTGGAAATACTTCGCGTCAAACTACgaaattctttaatgttttctttattaaaaCACATTAAGGTTCTTGTTGAGCCCACGTTTTGGTGGCGCAgcgcggaaataaaaagattgtgaaccagGTGTGGGCTGCCACGGCTCGGAGTTACGGCCGCTGATGTAAACAAAAGTACGCCGGCCACGCTGTGACCGCGGCCTGACCACGCGCAGTGACCGCTATCGGCAGTGTTGCCGTTGCGGCTGGACCGAAAATTGGCtgaccgcgaccacattggacaggtgaccgctatagactaattcttaatgcttatgtcaatgggaaaaatccaagggaccgacaaaaagtgaccactatggccaggtgaccactatgtccaggtgaccgctaacacaggtttgactgtacatgaagACTGGTAAACAGAAAAAAGACTAGTCATCTGACAAGTAAATGATAAACATCAATCTAAATGTCTTACGTTTCAGGAAATATTAGAGAATGGAAGATTAAGTAAAGGGCTGTCAAAAAAAGCTGCATTTGATTTTGAACGCTAATTCCCCACATTTGATGACTTTGTCCCCAGAGTTGCGAATGCTGGATACGAGGTGTCCAGACCCCCGGGGGACGTCGGGAAGTACAAGTCCATCCCGCATCACCACAGAGGGGAGGCCCAGTTCCTGGGGAGGTGAGTTATGGGGTCTGAATAAGGCTTAGTAGCTTAGGCACAGTTGCTTACCTGGGTTAATTATCTCGAGCCAAGTGAAAGTGTAAGATGCCCAGTGGTGTAACACAGAAGCTTCTGCATCTGTACTgaatagctggtataactgtcCTTTcgcataacacaccagattctgtattgtatagctggtataactgtcctttgcataacacaccagattctatatatgtattgtatagCAGGtacacctcacctatcccttgacctctttttgggtcgttggggcaccatgacTAGTTGCTCCACCATCCTCCTCCACCTCACTCTGTCCTGCGCCGCTCTCATTGCTTCAGCTAGGCTTAGTCCTGTCTATTCTGGATTGTGTTGCTGCATGGTATAACCACCCTACGGCGTAACAGCTGGTTGtactaacctttgcacatcaaactgtaacccttgtttaaagctatctagcgaGGATGACTTTCTGTCCTTGGTACCGGTGGTAACAAGTCGATGACAATCTTGTATTTTTTCCTCTCCTCAGGTGGGGTCTCCTGAAGCAGTCGAAGACGCGGAACTTCTTAGACGGGCTGAATAACATCGTGTACGACCCCCTCATCACGGTGCACCCCTTATACGTCAACATCACGGTGGACCTGCAGACCTTGGACGTGGACTACCCTGAGGAGAGCTAGcacaggggggagggggggcgctACTCTCTAAACTGCTCTGTCGTCCCGCGGTCCTCTGTGCTTAAGGCCCCATTCCGCGAGACGGCAATTGCGCTGCGACCTAGATTGGATCTGTGtagcccttgatttcataatttgaacatcatgcaaaatgtttaagtgtgactgaaaagacaagaaaacacacaagtgTAAATATAATCGTTTTTCTTGTATGAAATTCGATGAGTGCTCTGTGGAATTGatcggtcgcagcaaggtcgccgccTTAGTGGACTGGGGTGTAACCCACAGGCCTGGTACGCAAGAAGGGTGCATGACGAAAATTTGCTCAGACATTTTTTGATGCCCTTAATACCTCACAGCAGAGGTGCAGCAACGTGTAAAGTAAGAgtggttgtatgtatgtatgtgcaaaCGATGAAACTGTGAAACGTTGTCGTGTAAGTTATCTCTCTGATTGTAATTGTAGCCAAATGTTAGAAAGTAAACCACGGCCTTTTGGGGATTTGCACAGAGGATCCTGGGGTTTCAAAGTCAGTTGATGTAAAACTTTATAGAAGCAGGCTGCTATGAGTTAAACTGCAGTAAGTTAAAATCTGTCAGTCACCAAGAAATGCCTGAAAATGTCAAGCCAGGCTTGAACCACTCATGGGCAGTCTTTAGGGGTGCCTAAGTATTCAGATGGATTTTACGAAATTTGTACAAGTTCTACGGAATACatatgaattttacggaattcatatgaTCCACTACAAAGAAACACACGAATTTTAAAGAATTCATATGATCCactacaaaaaaatacacagattttacagaattcatatgATCCACTACAAAGAAACACAGGAATTTTAAAGAATTCATATGATCCactacaaaaaaatacacagattttacagaattcatatgATCCACTACAAAGAAACACAGGAATTTTAAAGAATTCATATGATCCactacaaaaaaatacacaaattttatggaattcatatgatccactacaaagaaatatacaaattttacaaaattcatATGATCCACTACAAAAGAATACCGGTATACcaattttatggaattcatacaagttttacagaACACATATGATCCTTACTAATGGTAAAACTCAGATGAATTCCATATAATTTGTATGTATCTTGGcagtggatcgtatgaattccgcaAAATTTATGTGTTTCTTTGTAGTGGATTGTATGAATTGCATAACATTCGTATGGATTACGTAAAAAATTTGTGTGAATACTTTAGTCACCCCTGGTCTTACGGCCGTGTCCAGGCTACCCTTGAAAGGTGGCCCCAGCTTGAAACTTCTCCCATTGTTAGTCTTGCCATACTGTGTATCTTAGACGTTTGTCGGTTTGATCACTTTGATGTCTCACAGTATTTCGAAGTGTAGGCAGCCAAGAAAGTTTTATGGTtgatgttaggccacaccaatttaatttcttggttaaggtattttttttaattttagcacaaggacatcatgaaaacagaaggctgtggtggaaacttgcacctgaccctgttcactcccagaaactgtgtgcaccaaagtacagactttcctctgagattctgttttcatgttgattttccaatctagcatttttttttaaattccgttaaccaagaaattaaatttgtgtggccttagccTCACTTTTTAACtcgacaaaaacaatatatattgAACACTGTACTGCTGCAGTTgtccacacatacatgtagtttaattTGCAACTGCATTTTATGAGAAGATGCGGTCGTCCATCTGTGAATCTGTTGCTTCAAGCTTCTCATGGGCAGGTCGAGAGTGAGTCTGATAGtcaggtacatttgtagatgCCAAACTCAATGGTCGTTGAAAGCTGAGGCATGCTGGGCGTCTGATACGGTCGTTCTCGTTAGCAACATGAGGATGGATAAGAAGCAATTATgtaagtctccaagcagatctaactcGTGTTCTACGCATGTTTTTGAGGCTTTTCATACGTCTTTgtaagagagagaaaaaacttAGACCAATGGAAAAACGTATCAAGCTTAGCAACTCAAAAACAAAAGCCAGGCACTGTTTGGTGGTTATAAATCATAGgccagaaatgtacatttgcaCACAAgtacttcttgtttttttacttaaagTGTTCCGTAATGTTTCTATGTTGTTTGATGATGTGCGGCTAGGGACATTTCTTTACTGATGCATTGTCGAAAGTCGAATCAAAGAGTGCTAAAAACATATCTTCTCAGGCAGCTGTGACATGATCAGTTAGTTAACGCCGCTTTTCTTCGGATATGTTCTCGTGGGATCAGAGCTATGTAAATATTCTTTATTCAGATGTGATGGTATACCTTGTTTACTATATCAGTTATTAAGTTAAATGAGAAATTTCTTGAAGAGTACTTGAATGTATTTTTTAtccaagatatacatgtatgtcctagTCCAGGACGGCTCTAAATTGTCAAACTTTGAGAAAATTTGCCCCATCACATTGGATACATATTTTTACGAACT carries:
- the LOC136438557 gene encoding beta-1,4-galactosyltransferase 5-like isoform X1, which codes for MARTRMNRMRIKLRALFAALMLFSVLCSVMYYIYAAPGAANTLWFTYLAFNKDIAEKIVSWKDALVSESIVIPPEQWALMQKNNISYEYLLEEYKRNLSRWNEVSTTFAPPNLVLNANELCPERLPSMTGEIEVNMTEVNLTTVMKEILQEGPIKPGGHWTPTDCKAKYKVAILVPYRNREEHIPILYRHLIPMLRRQKLEFGFYFIEQAGTNPFNRAMLFNVGFKEAMKRYPWDCFVFQDVDHIPENNRNYYGCGQMPRHFAVKLDKYMYRLPYDEFFGGVSGLTTEQFKKINGFPNAFWGWGGEDDDLWARVANAGYEVSRPPGDVGKYKSIPHHHRGEAQFLGRWGLLKQSKTRNFLDGLNNIVYDPLITVHPLYVNITVDLQTLDVDYPEES
- the LOC136438557 gene encoding beta-1,4-galactosyltransferase 5-like isoform X2, which encodes MLSETSDSFQNLSSYCCLTNTLWFTYLAFNKDIAEKIVSWKDALVSESIVIPPEQWALMQKNNISYEYLLEEYKRNLSRWNEVSTTFAPPNLVLNANELCPERLPSMTGEIEVNMTEVNLTTVMKEILQEGPIKPGGHWTPTDCKAKYKVAILVPYRNREEHIPILYRHLIPMLRRQKLEFGFYFIEQAGTNPFNRAMLFNVGFKEAMKRYPWDCFVFQDVDHIPENNRNYYGCGQMPRHFAVKLDKYMYRLPYDEFFGGVSGLTTEQFKKINGFPNAFWGWGGEDDDLWARVANAGYEVSRPPGDVGKYKSIPHHHRGEAQFLGRWGLLKQSKTRNFLDGLNNIVYDPLITVHPLYVNITVDLQTLDVDYPEES
- the LOC136438557 gene encoding beta-1,4-galactosyltransferase 5-like isoform X3; the encoded protein is MQKNNISYEYLLEEYKRNLSRWNEVSTTFAPPNLVLNANELCPERLPSMTGEIEVNMTEVNLTTVMKEILQEGPIKPGGHWTPTDCKAKYKVAILVPYRNREEHIPILYRHLIPMLRRQKLEFGFYFIEQAGTNPFNRAMLFNVGFKEAMKRYPWDCFVFQDVDHIPENNRNYYGCGQMPRHFAVKLDKYMYRLPYDEFFGGVSGLTTEQFKKINGFPNAFWGWGGEDDDLWARVANAGYEVSRPPGDVGKYKSIPHHHRGEAQFLGRWGLLKQSKTRNFLDGLNNIVYDPLITVHPLYVNITVDLQTLDVDYPEES